A window from Peromyscus eremicus chromosome 1, PerEre_H2_v1, whole genome shotgun sequence encodes these proteins:
- the Rccd1 gene encoding RCC1 domain-containing protein 1: MARERHGTWFGFGFCGFGQVLGSGNGRHSVHSPEPLCAGDDICRVSPSWSYTALVTRGGRVELSGSVSGSASGCRDAWASEELLVVLRDEGEGGSGPELQAWTPGSALQGEPLWVQNLVSGAEDQGEDEPSSEARPGTLPLLPGAHAYVNRQPPFCQPLAPELRVRQLELGAEHVLLLCEAGQVFSWGGGRHGQLGHGTLEAELEPRLLEALQGLRMAEVAAGGWHSVCVSETGDTYIWGWNESGQLALPIRSLAEDKKTVSGKAAELNEACFKGEEAAMADGGAPAPFIAIQPFPALLDLPMGSDAVKASCGSRHTAVVTRTGELYTWGWGKYGQLGHKDSSSLDRPCRVEYFAEKQLEVRAVTCGPWNTYVYAMEREKL, from the exons ATGGCCAGGGAACGGCATGGGACCTGGTTTGGCTTTGGTTTCTGCGGCTTTGGGCAAGTGCTGGGCTCTGGGAATGGGCGCCATTCGGTGCACAGTCCTGAACCACTTTGTGCCGGTGATGACATTTGCCGAGTGAGTCCAAGCTGGAGCTACACCGCCCTGGTGACCC GTGGAGGCCGGGTGGAGCTGTCAGGTTCCGTGAGCGGCTCAGCAAGTGGCTGTAGGGACGCATGGGCTTCAGAGGAACTCCTGGTGGTGCTGCGTGACGAGGGCGAGGGCGGGTCCGGCCCAGAGCTGCAGGCCTGGACTCCAGGCTCGGCACTGCAGGGGGAGCCCCTCTGGGTCCAGAACCTGGTTTCTGGTGCAGAGGACCAAGGGGAAGATGAACCCAGCAGTGAGGCTAGGCCTGGCACCCTGCCACTGTTGCCCGGTGCCCATGCCTATGTGAACCGGCAGCCCCCCTTCTGCCAGCCTCTGGCCCCAGAGCTGCGGGTGCGCCAGCTGGAGCTGGGTGCCGAGCATGTGCTGCTGCTGTGCGAAGCGGGCCAGGTGTTCTCCTGGGGTGGAGGCAG GCATGGACAGTTGGGCCACGGGACGCTGGAGGCGGAGCTGGAGCCAAGGCTGCTAGAAGCACTACAAGGCTTGCGGATGGCCGAGGTGGCCGCAGGTGGCTGGCACTCCGTGTGTGTGAGTG AAACTGGGGATACTTATATCTGGGGCTGGAATGAGTCGGGGCAGCTGGCCTTGCCCATAAGGAGCCTGGCAGAGGACAAGAAGACAGTGAGTGGGAAAG CCGCGGAACTGAATGAAGCTTGTTTCAAAGGAGAGGAAGCAGCTATGGCTGATGGTGGAGCTCCTGCCCCCTTCATAGCCATCCAGCCCTTCCCAGCTCTACTAGATCTTCCCATGGGCTCAGATGCCGTCAAGGCCAGCTGCGGATCCCGACACACAGCCGTAGTGACAC GAACAGGAGAACTTTATACCTGGGGCTGGG GTAAATATGGACAGCTTGGCcacaaggacagcagcagcttgGATCGACCCTGCCGTGTGGAATACTTTGCAGAAAAACAACTCGAAGTAAGGGCTGTCACCTGTGGACCCTGGAATACCTACGTGTATgcaatggaaagagagaaactcTGA